The Lycium barbarum isolate Lr01 chromosome 9, ASM1917538v2, whole genome shotgun sequence genome has a segment encoding these proteins:
- the LOC132610529 gene encoding large ribosomal subunit protein uL13z: MVSGSGISAKRIVVDARHHMLGRLSSILAKELLNGQRVVVVRCEEICLSGGLVRQKMKYLRFLRKRMNTKPSHGPIHFRAPSKILWRTIRGMIPHKTKRGAAALARLKVFEGVPPPYDKIKRMVIPDALKVLRLQAGHKYCLLGKLSSEVGWNHYDTIKELENKRKERAQVAYERRKQLAKLRVKAEKAAEEKLGPQLAVIAPIKY; encoded by the exons ATGGTGTCAGGTTCAGGGATCTCAGCAAAGAGGATAGTGGTGGATGCTCGCCACCACATGCTTGGAAGACTATCTTCCATCTTAGCCAAAGAGCTCCTCAATGGGCAAAGAGTAGTGGTAGTTAGATGTGAAGAAATATGCTTATCCGGTGGACTTGTGAGGCAGAAAATGAAGTATCTTAGGTTCCTACGTAAGAGAATGAACACTAAACCTTCACATGGTCCCATCCATTTTCGTGCTCCTTCTAAAATCCTCTGGCGTACCATTCGTGG GATGATTCCCCACAAAACTAAGCGTGGAGCTGCTGCGCTTGCCCGTTTGAAGGTTTTTGAGGGAGTTCCACCCCCATATGACAAGATCAAGAGGATGGTCATTCCTGATGCGCTCAA GGTATTGAGGCTCCAGGCTGGACATAAATACTGTCTCTTGGGCAAGCTTTCATCAGAAGTCGGATGGAACCATTATGATACTATCAAG GAGCTCGAGAACAAGAGAAAGGAGAGAGCTCAAGTAGCGTATGAGAGGAGAAAGCAATTAGCGAAACTTAGGGTTAAGGCCGAGAAAGCTGCTGAGGAGAAGCTTGGTCCTCAGCTCGCCGTTATTGCTCCGATCAAGTACTGA